From the genome of Pelobacter propionicus DSM 2379, one region includes:
- a CDS encoding L,D-transpeptidase — translation MNAAPHLAALIVSILLAASGLAAEAAPTDQQTSQDPAASRPAAPYIIEISISRTLLTLYERHGTGKMFPVAQYRVGSAMRGLTTYPLGPGRVTAIQFDPWWHPTAYSRQVFRERGISLPRAVPPGHPLNYMGPFKISLSHRTWKGAIYRIHGNNNPRRVGRRVTGGCFVMHNRDGLELARRIRVGTVVNIVP, via the coding sequence ATGAACGCAGCCCCCCACCTTGCCGCCCTGATCGTTTCGATTCTTCTGGCAGCTTCCGGCCTGGCCGCGGAAGCTGCCCCCACGGATCAACAAACAAGCCAGGATCCCGCCGCTTCCCGCCCCGCCGCACCCTATATCATTGAGATAAGCATCAGCCGCACCCTGCTGACCCTCTACGAGCGGCATGGTACCGGGAAAATGTTCCCCGTCGCACAATACCGGGTGGGCAGCGCCATGAGAGGACTCACAACCTATCCCCTCGGCCCAGGCAGGGTGACCGCCATCCAGTTTGACCCCTGGTGGCACCCCACCGCCTACTCCCGCCAGGTATTTCGGGAACGGGGCATCAGCCTCCCTCGCGCGGTCCCGCCCGGCCACCCCCTGAACTACATGGGGCCGTTCAAGATATCCCTGTCCCACCGCACATGGAAAGGGGCCATCTACCGCATCCATGGCAACAACAACCCCAGGCGGGTGGGCCGGCGGGTGACGGGCGGCTGCTTCGTCATGCACAACAGGGACGGACTGGAACTGGCCCGCAGGATCAGGGTGGGGACGGTGGTGAACATCGTACCGTGA
- a CDS encoding B12-binding domain-containing radical SAM protein, which produces MKITLVFPPFYLQSLYNLPPLGLLNLATLLREGGHQVDVLDLVLALRLKTLNPSSAIYEDAARMILRHDPDLVGFSVQCATFPAVVQIAQRLKKARPEIRIVAGGHDVTFVAERTLERFPWIDAVVRGEGELSLSELVSAWAVREEGEGIEGISWRRGTEVIRNPDRQLISDLDVLPLPDYGFVPDLETYRDACGIPRAIAILEVGRGCPHACVYCSESIMWRRRTRTFSIPRITHEMRRLRERYGAQCFLLAYDQFTADRRFVEEFCRRVLEEGLNDTPWYCISRLDSMDVELLRLMREAGCESMCYGIDSGSRRTLAFIGKQIDETILYQRVRETTDEGMVPTLSFVIGFPEEQREDVDQTLFLALRAGIQGNCNPLIQLPTVLPGTELHRRYVDCLVREADSYFSLGLEFHDARRLEEDSRLIESDPFLFSGFYNLPCAGLGLDELDRLSRFFPLLVNLYPKTFLLLAMALGEPPSRLFSRLLGYVAVAEARTVLSLTPEECRCHVPSFCGKALAEARVDGSWCHLPEIVLYETQSLETAIVPLNRATATADLCRLAELLPRRDRGVVVREFSHNLPGIVDDLKEGIFRESYPQEPTLLVFSAGENGVEVTQINEFGRDLLELCDGSARLEEIARDLYQRYGSGMGSEGFMDECREAMETLREMDLVRLPS; this is translated from the coding sequence ATGAAGATCACACTCGTCTTCCCGCCATTCTACCTCCAGTCGCTCTACAACCTCCCGCCACTGGGGCTGCTCAACCTTGCCACCCTGCTCAGGGAGGGGGGGCATCAGGTCGATGTCCTGGATCTTGTCCTCGCCCTCCGCCTGAAGACGCTTAACCCCAGCTCCGCCATCTACGAAGACGCCGCCCGCATGATCCTGCGCCATGATCCCGACCTGGTGGGCTTTTCCGTGCAGTGCGCCACCTTTCCGGCTGTCGTCCAGATCGCCCAACGGCTGAAGAAGGCCAGGCCGGAGATACGGATCGTTGCTGGCGGCCATGACGTGACGTTCGTCGCCGAACGGACCTTGGAACGCTTTCCCTGGATCGACGCGGTGGTCAGGGGGGAGGGGGAGTTGAGCCTGTCGGAACTGGTCTCTGCCTGGGCCGTGAGAGAGGAGGGGGAGGGGATCGAGGGAATCAGCTGGCGCCGGGGAACCGAGGTGATCCGCAACCCGGACCGGCAGTTGATCAGCGACCTGGACGTGCTCCCGCTCCCGGACTACGGCTTCGTGCCCGACCTTGAAACCTACCGTGACGCCTGCGGGATTCCCCGCGCCATAGCCATCCTGGAGGTGGGGAGGGGATGCCCCCATGCCTGCGTCTACTGCTCCGAATCAATCATGTGGCGGCGGCGCACGCGCACCTTCTCCATCCCCCGCATCACCCATGAGATGCGCCGCCTGCGGGAGCGCTACGGCGCCCAGTGCTTCCTGCTGGCCTACGACCAGTTCACCGCAGACCGGCGCTTCGTGGAGGAGTTCTGCCGACGGGTCCTGGAGGAGGGGCTGAACGACACCCCCTGGTACTGCATCTCCCGGCTCGACTCCATGGATGTGGAACTGCTGCGGCTGATGCGGGAGGCGGGGTGCGAGTCCATGTGCTACGGCATCGACTCGGGGTCGCGGCGCACCCTGGCATTCATCGGCAAGCAGATCGATGAAACCATCCTCTACCAGCGGGTCAGGGAGACCACGGATGAGGGAATGGTGCCGACGCTCAGCTTCGTGATAGGTTTCCCCGAGGAACAGCGGGAGGATGTGGACCAGACCCTCTTTCTGGCGCTCAGGGCCGGAATCCAGGGGAACTGCAACCCGCTGATCCAGCTCCCCACGGTGCTCCCCGGCACCGAGTTGCACCGGCGCTACGTGGATTGTCTGGTGCGCGAGGCTGACAGCTACTTCTCCCTCGGCCTGGAATTCCATGACGCCCGGCGCCTGGAAGAGGATTCCCGGCTGATCGAGTCAGACCCGTTCCTGTTCAGCGGATTTTACAATCTCCCCTGCGCCGGTCTCGGGCTGGACGAACTGGACCGCCTGTCCCGCTTTTTCCCGCTGCTCGTCAACCTGTACCCCAAGACGTTTCTGCTCCTGGCCATGGCGCTGGGGGAGCCGCCCAGCCGGCTTTTTTCCCGCCTGCTGGGTTATGTCGCCGTCGCGGAGGCGCGGACGGTCCTCTCCCTCACCCCCGAGGAGTGCCGTTGCCATGTTCCCTCTTTCTGCGGCAAAGCGCTTGCCGAGGCCCGTGTCGACGGCTCCTGGTGCCATCTGCCCGAAATCGTCCTCTACGAAACCCAGTCCCTGGAGACGGCCATCGTCCCGCTGAACCGGGCGACCGCCACCGCCGACCTCTGCCGCCTGGCGGAGCTGCTTCCCCGGCGGGACAGGGGCGTTGTGGTCAGGGAATTTTCCCACAACCTGCCCGGCATCGTCGACGACCTGAAGGAGGGGATCTTCCGGGAGAGCTATCCCCAGGAGCCGACGCTGCTGGTCTTCTCCGCCGGGGAGAACGGGGTGGAGGTGACCCAGATCAACGAGTTCGGCCGGGATCTGCTGGAACTGTGCGACGGTTCGGCCCGGCTGGAGGAGATCGCCCGCGACCTGTACCAACGCTACGGCTCCGGCATGGGGAGCGAAGGCTTCATGGACGAGTGTCGGGAAGCGATGGAGACGCTCAGGGAGATGGATCTGGTGCGGCTGCCGTCATAG
- a CDS encoding SEC-C metal-binding domain-containing protein, protein MIATSEYWARLANYLLLYDQIVIPTGNLQILPVLRLMVGEAAFDELVRTRSIVFARFDQWFGYAGNGEGLVYFQISDGPNHPTSTPNIATAFFKPLDLAITDMLSASNLPSTAERKAEIKNLLLDNVVQLPTPVITEGLRDESYKDVLGSPHLRDFLSLRNSGRSLDALRDIRPDQMVVFNPHVPPEPNSSREIRAVLRVVFENFLLSIGGHVESTEITGDADTLNVLLAKGQRLGYSPEGNQAFAQIQKISGVPDLGAAFAAKQISPTQLLDLRNSKHAQALRDWFALGAPSATEEETVRRYIETIGKPGLVDSVPTKILRFATTAGLGAIEPITGAIASAADTFLLSKWFPGKSPRLFMKQAKVMLTNSPVIQPPLMRGRDRNKPCSCGSGKKFKKCCGR, encoded by the coding sequence ATGATTGCAACCAGTGAGTACTGGGCCAGACTGGCTAACTACCTTCTCCTTTACGACCAGATCGTCATTCCCACAGGAAATCTTCAAATACTTCCGGTCCTTCGCCTCATGGTGGGCGAAGCAGCATTCGATGAGCTTGTCCGAACGAGGAGCATAGTCTTCGCCAGGTTTGACCAATGGTTCGGCTATGCAGGAAACGGTGAAGGCTTAGTTTATTTCCAGATATCAGATGGCCCCAATCACCCCACAAGCACTCCAAATATCGCAACAGCCTTCTTTAAGCCACTTGACTTAGCAATCACTGACATGTTGTCAGCTTCAAACCTTCCATCCACAGCTGAACGTAAAGCAGAGATCAAAAACCTATTACTGGACAATGTTGTACAGCTTCCTACACCGGTTATTACTGAAGGACTCAGGGACGAATCATACAAGGACGTATTGGGTAGCCCACACCTTAGGGACTTCCTTTCGCTCCGAAACTCTGGTCGATCATTGGATGCCTTGCGTGATATCAGGCCTGATCAAATGGTGGTGTTCAACCCCCACGTACCACCTGAACCGAACTCTTCACGCGAAATACGGGCTGTGCTACGAGTTGTTTTTGAGAACTTCTTGCTTAGTATCGGAGGTCATGTCGAATCGACTGAAATAACTGGCGATGCCGACACACTAAATGTCCTTCTCGCAAAGGGACAACGACTAGGTTATTCACCAGAGGGCAATCAAGCATTCGCTCAGATCCAGAAAATTAGCGGTGTGCCTGACCTCGGTGCAGCATTTGCTGCAAAGCAAATTTCTCCAACGCAACTACTCGACCTTCGCAATTCCAAGCATGCACAAGCTTTAAGAGACTGGTTCGCCCTTGGAGCACCAAGTGCAACAGAGGAAGAGACTGTCCGTAGGTATATAGAGACAATTGGTAAACCTGGTTTAGTCGATTCAGTACCTACGAAGATCCTCCGATTTGCAACCACAGCAGGGTTAGGTGCAATAGAGCCCATCACTGGTGCTATCGCTTCGGCTGCTGATACCTTCTTATTGAGTAAGTGGTTCCCTGGAAAATCACCACGCCTATTTATGAAACAAGCAAAGGTGATGCTCACTAACTCACCAGTGATCCAGCCACCATTGATGCGAGGCAGAGATCGGAACAAACCATGCTCCTGCGGTAGCGGGAAAAAATTCAAAAAGTGCTGCGGTCGGTAG
- a CDS encoding glycosyltransferase family 4 protein, whose translation MLAPTPYFADRGCHVRIFEEARTLIRQGCDVRILTYHIGRDMDGIPTERIPNIPWYRRLSAGPSWQKPLLDILLLFKALSVARSFRPRILHAHLHEGACIALALRPLLGIPLVMDFQGSLTTECRDHGFFRAGSLLERLFAVVERTVNRCADAIITSSTQGADQLVKEWGVPAQRVSAVIDGVDTERFYPHSRREARRRLGIDETIPLVVYLGVLNSYQGVDLLLESARILKGRGANVRFLIMGYPEEVYREQARSMGLDDMLTFTGRIDYDQAALYLSAGDLAVSPKLSLSEANGKLFNYMACGLPTLVFDTPVNREILADSGVYAAHGDAADLAWKMAELLGDGRRLSQLSRAVRDRALREHSWNSRGAAILRLYQRLLEPFAATGGRAGCQVKRKSRGMKK comes from the coding sequence ATGCTGGCGCCCACCCCCTATTTCGCCGATCGCGGCTGCCATGTCAGGATTTTTGAGGAGGCGCGGACGCTGATCCGCCAGGGGTGCGATGTGCGCATCCTCACCTACCACATCGGCAGGGACATGGACGGCATCCCCACCGAGCGCATCCCCAACATCCCCTGGTACCGCCGTCTCAGCGCCGGCCCCTCCTGGCAGAAGCCGCTGCTGGATATTCTGCTGCTGTTCAAGGCGCTCTCCGTTGCCCGCTCCTTCAGGCCCCGAATCCTGCACGCCCATCTGCACGAGGGGGCCTGCATCGCCTTGGCTCTCAGGCCGCTATTGGGCATCCCGCTGGTCATGGACTTCCAGGGGAGTCTCACCACCGAATGTCGCGATCACGGTTTCTTCAGGGCAGGTTCCCTGCTGGAACGGCTCTTTGCTGTCGTGGAGCGGACCGTAAACCGCTGCGCCGATGCCATCATCACCAGCTCCACCCAGGGCGCTGATCAGTTGGTTAAGGAATGGGGCGTGCCTGCCCAACGGGTCTCGGCGGTGATCGATGGCGTGGATACGGAGCGTTTCTATCCCCATTCACGTCGGGAGGCCCGGCGCAGGCTGGGCATTGACGAGACGATACCATTGGTGGTGTACCTGGGGGTGCTTAACAGCTATCAGGGGGTGGACCTGCTGCTGGAGTCCGCAAGGATTCTCAAGGGACGCGGCGCCAATGTCCGCTTCCTGATCATGGGCTATCCCGAAGAGGTGTACCGCGAGCAGGCCCGGAGCATGGGGCTGGACGACATGCTGACCTTCACCGGCCGGATCGACTACGATCAGGCTGCGCTGTACTTGAGTGCGGGTGATCTGGCCGTCTCCCCCAAGTTGTCGCTCAGCGAGGCCAACGGCAAGTTGTTCAACTACATGGCCTGCGGTCTGCCGACCCTGGTGTTCGATACGCCGGTCAACCGCGAGATTCTGGCCGACAGCGGGGTCTATGCCGCGCATGGCGATGCCGCGGACCTGGCGTGGAAGATGGCGGAGCTTTTGGGCGACGGCCGGCGCCTCTCCCAACTCTCCCGTGCGGTGCGCGACCGGGCGCTGCGGGAGCACTCCTGGAACAGCAGGGGGGCTGCAATCCTGCGGTTGTATCAACGCCTGCTGGAGCCTTTTGCTGCCACCGGTGGACGGGCCGGTTGTCAGGTAAAAAGAAAAAGTAGGGGAATGAAAAAATAG
- a CDS encoding PEP-CTERM sorting domain-containing protein, producing MKKILITLLTSVFMAGMVSMAHSSSCLNSDMQLNGFAADACSGPNSGNDSAGGLNDLGYSDSLFRGNEFTFVAKDETLNGQASSIGELDGIYFSLRSTGGTSGTWYLTWSGASLPATVDLVAVLKGSSSWSAYLFDNELLNATGSNGTGDSWAITFTNNGGQIPDLSHLTLYARDVEQTPVPEPGTMVLLGAGMLGLAIFGKRRMNRE from the coding sequence ATGAAAAAGATATTGATTACATTGCTAACGAGTGTGTTCATGGCTGGAATGGTGAGTATGGCACATTCATCTTCATGCTTGAACTCTGATATGCAACTGAATGGATTTGCTGCTGATGCGTGCAGTGGACCGAATTCCGGAAACGATTCCGCAGGTGGGCTGAATGACTTAGGGTACTCCGACTCGCTTTTTCGGGGCAACGAATTTACTTTTGTCGCAAAAGACGAAACGCTTAATGGTCAAGCTTCCTCTATAGGTGAGTTGGATGGCATTTACTTTTCTTTGCGTTCAACAGGTGGGACTTCGGGAACGTGGTACCTGACATGGAGTGGTGCATCACTTCCTGCAACCGTAGATTTGGTGGCCGTTCTCAAAGGATCAAGTAGTTGGAGCGCCTATTTGTTTGACAATGAACTGCTCAATGCAACTGGGTCAAACGGCACCGGCGATAGTTGGGCAATTACCTTCACAAACAATGGTGGGCAGATACCAGATCTGTCCCATTTAACACTCTACGCGCGCGATGTTGAACAGACCCCTGTCCCCGAACCGGGCACCATGGTCCTCCTGGGGGCCGGCATGCTGGGCCTGGCCATCTTCGGCAAACGACGCATGAACAGGGAATAA
- a CDS encoding HD domain-containing protein, with protein sequence MNDLVERARAHAVQNHARINQRLKYILQPYDVHLKAVADLVASVTDDPETIASAWLHDTLEDTPATFEDISRDFGPGVACLVTELTDVSKPSDGNRAARKEIDRRHLALASPRAKTVKLADLIVNSQDICKHDERFGRVYIVEMMALLAVLHEGDAILYERAGRVVEKCARTLGVVESSSLSEQSDGIESSPQEVELFSRYRGIRLLIEAFTARDIFEPLLSFDGGGDPEGMRQACGRHNCSVVGIREEGSIVGYLLSDDLHPGSPVPVAHPILPQQTVQLEDSLSDVIHVLSSFSYCFVLLDGSIIGVVGRPNVEKPVVRMWLFGMIILVEMAVVESIRRHLPDGAWQEFVSEGRLNKARQLLEERTRRKLGGDLLDCLQFSDKMAVAMLRVATFKESGFASAAATKKVIKELESLRNNLAHGQDITRNDWPQIVRMTRRLHMLLKR encoded by the coding sequence GTGAATGACCTTGTTGAACGTGCCAGAGCCCATGCGGTGCAGAATCATGCCCGCATCAATCAGCGCCTCAAGTACATCTTGCAGCCCTATGATGTCCATCTCAAGGCGGTTGCCGATCTGGTGGCGTCGGTCACCGATGACCCTGAAACCATAGCTTCTGCCTGGCTTCATGACACGCTGGAGGATACACCGGCCACCTTCGAGGATATCAGCCGTGATTTCGGGCCCGGCGTTGCCTGTCTGGTCACGGAGCTGACCGACGTCAGTAAGCCCAGTGACGGCAACCGCGCGGCGCGAAAGGAGATCGACCGCCGGCATCTGGCACTGGCCTCCCCACGGGCCAAGACCGTCAAGCTTGCCGACCTGATAGTCAACAGCCAGGATATCTGCAAGCATGACGAGCGCTTCGGCCGGGTCTACATCGTGGAGATGATGGCCCTGCTGGCCGTACTGCACGAGGGGGATGCCATCCTGTACGAGCGGGCCGGGCGGGTCGTGGAAAAATGCGCCCGCACACTGGGGGTGGTCGAAAGCTCATCCCTGTCTGAACAATCCGACGGGATCGAGTCTTCGCCCCAGGAGGTCGAGCTGTTCAGCCGCTATCGGGGGATTCGCCTGTTAATCGAGGCCTTCACGGCCCGGGATATCTTTGAACCGCTGCTCTCCTTTGATGGGGGGGGCGATCCGGAGGGCATGCGACAGGCCTGTGGTCGGCACAACTGCTCGGTGGTCGGTATTCGAGAAGAAGGTTCAATCGTCGGCTACCTCCTGTCGGACGACCTGCACCCCGGCTCCCCTGTTCCGGTGGCGCACCCCATATTGCCGCAGCAGACCGTGCAGCTTGAGGATTCCCTCTCCGACGTGATCCATGTCCTGAGCAGTTTCTCCTACTGCTTCGTCCTGCTGGATGGCAGCATTATCGGCGTGGTCGGCCGGCCTAACGTCGAAAAGCCGGTGGTGCGCATGTGGCTGTTCGGGATGATCATTCTCGTGGAGATGGCCGTTGTGGAGAGCATCCGCAGGCACCTTCCCGACGGAGCGTGGCAGGAGTTTGTCAGCGAGGGGCGCCTGAATAAGGCGCGGCAGTTGCTTGAAGAGCGGACGAGACGCAAGCTGGGAGGTGATCTGCTGGACTGCCTCCAGTTTTCGGACAAGATGGCGGTGGCCATGCTGCGCGTTGCTACATTCAAAGAATCCGGCTTTGCGTCCGCAGCGGCGACGAAGAAAGTCATCAAGGAGCTGGAATCGCTCCGCAACAACCTTGCCCACGGGCAGGATATTACCCGTAACGACTGGCCGCAGATCGTTCGCATGACCAGACGGCTGCATATGCTCTTGAAACGCTGA
- a CDS encoding recombinase family protein: MAVIGYARVSTQEQDLAVQLEQLRAAGVDKVYQEKASGADADRPELAAMLDYVREGDTVVVCKLDRIARSTKHLLSITEDLEERHVAFKVLNIQLDTTTSTGKLMLTMLGAIATFEREMMLERQREGIRAAKEAGKYKGRKATAMAQSEKVMELIGQGMTKQAIADELKIGVASVYRIMKECKEK, translated from the coding sequence ATGGCTGTAATCGGGTATGCAAGGGTCAGTACTCAAGAACAGGACTTGGCCGTTCAGTTAGAGCAGCTCCGGGCCGCTGGTGTCGACAAGGTGTACCAAGAGAAGGCAAGCGGAGCGGATGCTGATAGACCGGAGCTTGCAGCGATGCTGGATTATGTCCGGGAAGGTGACACGGTGGTGGTTTGTAAGCTCGACAGAATCGCTAGGAGCACAAAACATCTACTGAGCATCACTGAGGATCTGGAAGAGAGGCACGTTGCCTTTAAGGTGCTCAACATTCAGCTTGATACCACCACATCCACTGGGAAACTTATGTTAACCATGCTTGGTGCAATAGCGACCTTCGAGCGTGAGATGATGCTAGAGCGACAAAGGGAAGGCATACGGGCTGCTAAGGAAGCAGGGAAGTACAAGGGTAGGAAGGCAACTGCAATGGCGCAGTCCGAGAAGGTCATGGAGTTGATCGGGCAAGGTATGACCAAACAAGCTATTGCTGATGAACTGAAGATCGGGGTTGCTAGCGTCTATAGGATCATGAAAGAGTGTAAAGAGAAATAG
- a CDS encoding helix-turn-helix transcriptional regulator encodes MIMKRQDVVRATGLCYTTIYNMEKAGQFPARRQLAAGRVGWLRTEVQAWADGLLAVVR; translated from the coding sequence ATGATAATGAAACGGCAGGATGTGGTTCGGGCAACAGGGCTGTGTTACACGACGATCTACAACATGGAGAAGGCGGGGCAGTTTCCAGCTCGGAGGCAGTTGGCTGCTGGTCGGGTAGGGTGGCTGCGTACGGAGGTGCAAGCTTGGGCTGATGGGTTGTTAGCTGTAGTACGCTAA
- a CDS encoding IS1182 family transposase, which yields MKSKFIEVDRETPYLLPPSLQDWLPEKHLARFVVEIVEQLDLRSLKATYAGRGSQPYNPEMLVALLFYGYATGVFSSRKLERSTYDSVAFRFIAANSHPDHDTIATFRRRFLPQLNKLFAQILLIAHQMEVLKLGNVSLDGSKIKANASKHKALSYEHACKLEEQIKAEVGELLKKAEAADRADIPDGMNIPEELERREKRLSAIAAAKVEIEKRAAERHAREQAAYEKKVAERAKKEQATGKKAKGKEPKPPKSGPTAKDQVNLTDEESRIMPTSGGGFEQTYNAQAGVDTASKLIVSAHVTQNPNDKQELTPTLENLAALPEKLGKATDLVADSGYFSETNVTACEENGITPYIAVDRQSHNVPLMERFAEPPPLPEDADSVARMKHRLKTPSGKAIYAQRKVTSEPVFGIIKAVMGFRSFLLRGFEAVKGEWNLVCMAYNIKRLHVLAG from the coding sequence ATGAAATCAAAGTTTATTGAAGTTGACCGGGAAACACCCTATCTGCTCCCGCCATCGCTGCAGGATTGGCTACCAGAAAAGCACTTGGCCCGGTTTGTGGTCGAAATTGTCGAACAGCTCGACCTGCGCTCTTTGAAAGCTACCTATGCCGGCCGAGGCTCGCAGCCCTATAACCCTGAGATGCTGGTAGCATTGTTGTTTTACGGTTATGCGACAGGCGTATTCTCCAGCCGGAAGCTTGAGCGCAGCACCTACGACTCCGTGGCATTCCGGTTCATAGCGGCAAACAGTCATCCTGACCACGATACCATTGCCACCTTCCGCCGGCGTTTTCTGCCGCAACTGAACAAGCTGTTTGCCCAGATTCTGCTGATCGCTCATCAGATGGAGGTGCTGAAACTGGGCAACGTTAGTTTGGATGGCAGCAAAATCAAGGCGAACGCCTCCAAGCACAAGGCGCTGAGCTATGAGCATGCCTGCAAGCTTGAAGAGCAGATCAAGGCTGAGGTTGGCGAACTGCTCAAAAAGGCCGAGGCAGCGGACCGTGCCGATATTCCGGACGGCATGAACATCCCCGAAGAACTGGAACGTCGGGAAAAGCGTCTTTCCGCCATTGCCGCAGCCAAGGTCGAGATCGAAAAACGAGCCGCTGAGCGCCATGCTCGTGAACAGGCCGCTTATGAGAAGAAAGTCGCCGAACGGGCCAAGAAGGAGCAGGCAACGGGCAAGAAGGCCAAGGGGAAAGAGCCGAAACCGCCCAAATCCGGCCCCACTGCCAAAGATCAGGTCAATCTGACCGATGAAGAGTCGCGGATCATGCCGACCTCCGGTGGCGGATTCGAGCAGACTTACAACGCCCAGGCCGGTGTGGATACAGCATCAAAGCTCATCGTTTCGGCCCATGTTACCCAGAATCCCAATGACAAACAGGAGCTGACACCGACCCTGGAGAACCTGGCGGCGCTGCCTGAGAAGCTTGGCAAGGCAACCGATCTGGTAGCTGACAGTGGCTACTTCAGCGAAACCAATGTAACTGCCTGTGAGGAGAACGGGATAACTCCCTACATTGCCGTAGACCGGCAGAGTCACAACGTGCCACTGATGGAGCGCTTTGCCGAACCGCCGCCGTTACCCGAAGATGCCGATTCCGTGGCCAGAATGAAGCATCGCCTGAAGACACCTTCCGGCAAGGCGATCTACGCCCAGCGAAAAGTCACCTCGGAACCGGTCTTCGGCATCATCAAGGCGGTCATGGGATTCAGAAGCTTTCTTCTTCGTGGCTTTGAAGCAGTAAAAGGCGAATGGAACCTCGTCTGCATGGCCTACAACATCAAACGGCTGCATGTCTTGGCCGGATAG
- a CDS encoding dipeptidase has product MKRCDPKRPWPVIDAHVDLLHHLMARHPNTRLVDLPHAWVSIPRLREGEVRVMVSAFYCPDSHNGPVTASAHLRSLLEYADTYLDGLAPIRTPRELAACWRGEDASGCLRLLENGDALLEFPVEELKRRGFSVVGLTHGGRNRLADGNGVEHPEGLTPAGRELLRELERLGFAIDTAHLSEPAFRDVVEQFGGPLICSHGGLRSFFRIPRNLSAEQVRTILSRGGVVGIAAAPEILSPDGRADIRTVFAQIDRLVQRNGAEAVGIGSDFGGFDSVCDGLEDHSRLPRLGEMLERAGYGEEAVAGIMGGNWFRFFRRLLTDSSVDGRHFPVGSCLDGVPSGRAFV; this is encoded by the coding sequence ATGAAACGTTGCGACCCAAAGCGGCCTTGGCCGGTTATCGATGCCCATGTTGACCTGCTCCACCACCTCATGGCCAGGCATCCGAACACCCGTCTTGTTGATCTGCCCCATGCCTGGGTCAGCATTCCCCGGCTCCGGGAGGGGGAGGTGCGGGTGATGGTTTCCGCCTTCTACTGTCCCGACAGCCACAACGGCCCTGTCACGGCATCCGCCCACCTTCGCTCTCTGCTGGAGTATGCCGACACCTACCTTGATGGGCTGGCTCCGATCAGGACTCCACGGGAACTTGCGGCATGCTGGCGGGGAGAAGATGCGTCGGGTTGCCTCAGGCTCCTGGAAAACGGGGATGCGCTGCTGGAGTTCCCCGTGGAGGAACTGAAACGGCGCGGCTTCAGTGTGGTCGGTCTGACCCACGGGGGGCGCAACAGACTGGCCGATGGCAACGGTGTGGAGCATCCGGAAGGCTTGACCCCGGCAGGACGGGAGCTGCTGCGGGAGCTGGAGCGCCTGGGGTTTGCCATTGACACGGCCCATCTGTCGGAGCCCGCCTTTCGGGATGTGGTCGAACAGTTCGGTGGCCCGCTGATCTGCAGTCATGGCGGGCTGCGCTCATTCTTCCGCATTCCGCGCAACCTGTCGGCTGAACAGGTGAGAACCATCCTCTCCCGTGGCGGCGTTGTCGGTATCGCCGCTGCCCCGGAGATCCTCTCCCCTGACGGACGGGCCGACATCAGGACCGTCTTTGCCCAGATCGATCGGCTGGTCCAGCGCAACGGGGCCGAGGCTGTTGGCATCGGCTCGGATTTCGGCGGTTTTGATTCGGTATGCGACGGGTTGGAGGACCACTCCCGCCTGCCGCGGCTGGGGGAGATGCTGGAGCGGGCCGGTTACGGCGAGGAGGCGGTGGCGGGGATCATGGGGGGCAACTGGTTCCGTTTTTTTCGACGTCTGCTCACCGATTCTTCGGTGGACGGAAGGCATTTCCCCGTAGGCTCCTGCCTGGATGGGGTGCCGTCAGGGAGAGCTTTTGTCTGA